Below is a window of Falco peregrinus isolate bFalPer1 chromosome 3, bFalPer1.pri, whole genome shotgun sequence DNA.
gctcccagggagtgCCCGTCTCCTCCGGCGGCTTTGGCTACGGTTACGGCCTCGGAGGCCTGGGCTGCTATGGCGCCGgaagagcctgcctgccctgctaaGGGCCctccacaccacacacaccctgcaagCCACGGCATGGACTGAGGACGCACCTcccacctgctgctggcacgggGACCTGCCACCCGCACCTCCTCCTCTCAAGGCACCAAGCAAAGTAGCACGGAAGGGgccagccccggctgccaggATACATGGCCCacctacctcctcctcttctcccactgtctTCTTTGCATCGCCCCTACTGCTACGTCCGCTACTCTCCGCTGCAAACGCCTGCTCACAAGCCAAAGACCACCGGGGCACCTCCTCCGCGCTGCTCCCACCGCAGGAAAGGAAGACCTCGGTGCTCTGGCAAAATCTTCTCCAAGCAAAGGACCTGGGCTGACGGTCGCCCTACTTGCACCTCAGAACGGTTCCCTTCCACTGCGTGCTCCTGCCTTTTCACTCTTTTGCCTCAATAAaatctcctgcatcccagcaccacacgcctccatctcctttcttctcccaaggCTCTTCCACTCTAAAACAGCACAAAGCCAGGCCTCAACAGGCCGGCGGGGTTGGGGGGAAAAGGGCACTCAGCCTCTCCGAGGACACAGGCCACCAGCGACAACACACACTCGCACCTGCAGGCATACACAGCATGACacaagcccagcactggctcaGAAAAAGCCTCCGATACGACAACGCTCCCTGCGCACACCTCCGACCGAGGCTCCCCGTGCCAACACACGCTTGACTAACTCTCTTCCGCACCCTCCTCAGCAAAaaaggatcacagaatcatttagagaTGGGCAGGAATCTCTGCAGAGCATGTCCTTCCACCCCagtgctcaagcagggccagctaGAGCAGATTGTCTGGGACCACAGCCACTCGCGTCTTCAGTACCTCCGAGAATGGAGCCGCCACCACCTCTTCCACtctttgaccaccctcacactGAAAAAGCCCTGCCGCCTTTGCCCGGGCAATTCCAGATGCTTTCACTTCTGAACATGGCCTCTTGTCCTACCACTGATCGCAAGCCTCTGGGCACAGCCCTTCAGCCGCTTTGCAGGCCACCGCACCGGCCGCTTACGCAACCCGCACTTTCTCAGCTCGTCTAGGAGCACGTACCAGGAGACAGCGACAAAGGCTTCCTTCAAGTACGCCTCAGCAacagccactgctctcccctcgcCCAACGCCCACTCGCCTCAACGCGGAAGACACGCAGCTCACTCAAGCATGATTTGCCCTTCCAAAATCCACGCCAAACACCCCCCAACACCTTCCGTCCGtcctggccttggcagtgattTCCAGCAGCATTGCTTCCATCACCTGCCCCGGGAACAGGCTCAGGCTCACCggcctctgctttcccagagccTCCCGCACCATCTTCTGCGGGACACGAGGGGTACCAGCTCCCTTCCACTCTTCAGGAGCTGCCCCCAGGCACTATGAcctttccaggaaaatgcaCAGCGGCCTCACAAGGAGGCCTCCGCAATGCCAGATGCCTCGGCATTCCTGGGAGCAGCACGACAGGCCCCGGGCACTTACAAACACCCACTCCCACACCACTCCTTCCTACctcccttcatcttcctcagcaACAACCACAGATCACCTGacaaacagcctgaaaaacacTCACCTTGCCTCAGCGGGGGCAGGCCTTGCCACTCATCAACCCTTCCGCacgcaccaccaccaccaccacagcctcgGCTCTGCAGCCCCGTGCCGCATGCTCAAACCCAGCTCCCCTCGGCAATCGCCAAATTCCCTTTCACCCTGTCAAGCTCTGCGCAGAGAACTGGCCTCACCCCTCGACACTCGCCCCAAGCACAGACCCCACCAAAGGCCCAGGAGTgccagcctcccctgcctgccgctcccagccctgctccaccTTTCAGCACACATACGGGCTCTCCAGAAACTCACCTGCCCTCGCACGCTGCCTCATACACAATCATAAGAGTCACTTCGGTTGCAAAGGACCCTTAACATtatcgagtccaaccgttaacctaatagtgccaaggccaccactaatccatgtccctaagcgccacgtctacgtgtcttttaaacacctcccaCAATGCTGACTcaaccactgccctgggcagccccttccAGTGCTCGATAACCCTCtcggtgaagaaatttctcatcATAGCCAAACTAAACTTTGCCTGGCGCAACATGAGGccctttcctcttgccctaGCACTTGTTGCTAGGGATGAGAGACTGACAACCTCCTcgttacagcctcctctcaggtacTTGGAGACACCGATAGGGCCTCCCCTCAGCCGCCGCCTTCTGAAAACGCAGTAGCCCCGCTTCCCTCAACCGCTACTTCTAAGGCTTCTTCTCTCGATCCTTCACCGCATTCGCTGCTCTCCTTTGGATGCGTCACACCACAGCCCAAGCCCCACCTCAGGGGTCCACGATGGAGGGGCCAACACAAGCACCGgcggagccaggcagggcaccTCTCGTCACAGGACCGGCGAGctctcagccagggctgccaggaaaatggcctgctctcccaaacagccctcctctgcctgcccgcACTGACACCCCCAGGGACGGATCCCAGGGGGCACAAGCCCAGACACGCAggcccctttctcccagctacaACCTTTCAAGCAAGGCGGGCAAcaaggcacacacagagcacgCTCAGTGGGAAAGGCCAGGCCTACAGTCAGGCttagcaagctggcagcaaggcaggcagggaccaaATGCCATGGAAGGGGCCGACACTCATGCCCGGCACACCTCCAAAGCCCACAACAGCCTTCCAGGCCCATGAACAAGTGGGGGCCCCTCTTTGCAACGCACCCGCAAACCACACCACACGAGTGCCACGGCATGACCTCACTGACAACACCCCACCTCTCCTATGCTTTGGCCACGTCTGCCAAATGCCCTGACACGCACCTTCCATGCAAATCCTCCCAGATACCTGCTCTCACTTCAAAGCTGACGCCAGGGACAGACGGACACATCCTCAAGAGGAGGACATGAGAAGGGAGCGTTGTGGGAAGGGACACACCCCCCACCTCATTACCTGCCAAGCTCTGGCACGcaacagctgcttgctgcaaaatGCCGTCACGCGCAAAGCCTGTCCCGCCCCCTCAGACCAGCATAAAAGACAGCCCAGCGCCTCTCTCCATCACACGCTTCTCCTGACGCCTTCTCCCCCGCAGTCAACAAGGTGAGCctgaagccccttcccctccttctcctgccccacacGCCCCGTCTCTTCCAGCACGCGCTGACACCAGACTCAGCAGCCCCCACGACTCAACACCACCacgctccccgcagccccacaccGCGCCTCCACACTCCCTTGCCCTCCTGTAACGACACCCCTCGCGCCCCCCGACACCCTCCGCTTCCTCAACACCCTCTCTTACAGGGACACTCCACACCGCAGACATGGCCTGCAACAacttctgcagcccctgcggaCCCACCCCGCTGGCTaacagctgcaacgagccctgcgTCAGGCAGTGCGAGGACTCCCGCGTCGTCATCCAGCCTTCCACCGTGCTGGTCACCCTGCCGGGACCCAtcctcacctccttcccccagagcacCGCCGTCGGATCCTCCTCATCGGCTGCTGTGGGCAacatcctcagctcccagggagtgCCCATCTCCTCCGGCGGCTTTGGCTACGGTTACGGCCTCGGAGGCCTGGGCTGCTATGGCGCCGgaagagcctgcctgccctgctaaGGGCCctccacaccacacacaccctgcaagCCACGGCATGGACTGAGGACGCACCTcccgcctgctgctggcacgggGACCTGCCACCCGCACCTCCTCCTCTCAAGGCACCAAGCAAAGTAGCACGGAAggggccagccccagctgccaggaTACATGGCCCacctacctcctcctcttctcccactgtctTCTTTGCATCGCCCCTACTGCTACGTCCGCTACTCTCCGCTGCAAACGCCTGCTCACAAGCCAAAGACCACCGGGGCACCTCCCCCGCGCTGCTCCCACCGCAGGAAAGGAAGACCTCGGTGCTCTGGCAAAATCTTCTGCAAGCAAAGGACCTGGGCTGACGGTCGCCCTACTTGCACCTCAGGACGGATCCCTTCCACTGCGTGCTCCTGCCTTTTCACTCTTTTGCCTCAATAAaatctcctgcatcccagcaccacacgcctccatctcctttcttctcccaaggCTCTTCCACTCTAAAACGGCACAAAGCCAGGCCTCAACAGGCCGGCGGGGTTGGGGGGAAAAGGGCACTCAGCCTCTCCGAGGGCACAGGCCACCAGCGACAACACACACTCACACCTGCAGGCATACACAGCATGACacaagcccagcactggctcaGAAAAAGCCTCCGATACGACAACGCTCCCTGCGCACACCTCCGACCGAGGCTCCCCGTGCCAACACACGCTTGACTAACTCTCTTCCGCACCCTCCCCAGCAAAaaaggatcacagaatcatttagagaTGGGCAGGAATCTCTGCAGAGCATGTCCTTCCACCCCagtgctcaagcagggccagctaGAGCAGATTGTCTGGGACCACAGCCACTCGCGTCTTCAGTACCTCCGAGAATGGAGCCGCCACCACCTCTTCCACtctttgaccaccctcacactGAAAAAGCCCTGCCGCCTTTGCCCGGGCAATTCCAGATGCTTTCACTTCTGAACATGGCCTCTTGTCCTACCACTGATCGCAAGCCTCTGGGCACAGCCCTTCAGCCGCTTTGCAGGCCACCGCACCGGCCGCTTACGCAACCCGCACTTTCTCAGCTCGTCTAGGAGCACGTATCAGGAGACAGCGACAAAGGCTTCCTTCAAGTACGCCTCAGCAacagccactgctctcccctcgcCCAACGCCCACTCGCCTCAACGCGGAAGACACGCAGCTCACTCAAGCATGATTTGCCCTTCCAAAATCCACGCCAAACACCCCCCAACACCTTCCGTCCGtcctggccttggcagtgattTCCAGCAGCATTGCTTCCATCACCTGCCCCGGGAACAGGCTCAGGCTCACCggcctctgctttcccagagccTCCCGCACCATCTTCTGCGGGACACGAGGGGTACCAGCTCCCTTCCACTCTTCAGGAGCTGCCCCCAGGCACTATGAcctttccaggaaaatgcaCAGCGGCCTCACAAGGAGGCCTCCGCAATGCCAGATGCCTCGGCATTCCTGGGAGCAGCACGACAGGCCCCGGGCACTTACAAACACCCACTCCCACACCACTCCTTCCTACctcccttcatcttcctcagcaACAACCACAGATCACCTGacaaacagcctgaaaaacacTCACCTTGCCTCAGCGGGGGCAGGCCTTGCCACTCATCAACCCTTCCGCacgcaccaccaccaccaccacagcctcgGCTCTGCAGCCCCGTGCCGCATGCTCAAACCCAGCTCCCCTCGGCAATCGCCAAATTCCCTTTCACCCTGTCAAGCTCTGCGCAGAGAACTGGCCTCACCCCTCGACACTCGCCCCAAGCACAGACCCCACCAAAGGCCCAGGAGTgccagcctcccctgcctgccgctcccagccctgctccaccTTTCAGCACACATACGGGCTCTCCAGAAACTCACCTGCCCTCGCACGCTGCCTCATACACAATCATAAGAGTCACTTCGGTTGCAAAGGACCCTTAACATtatcgagtccaaccgttaacctaatagtgccaaggccaccactaatccatgtccctaagcgccacgtctacgtgtcttttaaacacctcccaCAATGCTGACTcaaccactgccctgggcagccccttccAGTGCTCGATAACCCTCtcggtgaagaaatttctcatcATAGCCAAACTAAACTTTGCCTGGCGCAACATGAGGccctttcctcttgccctaGCACTTGTTGCTAGGGATGAGAGACTGACAACCTCCTcgttacagcctcctctcaggtacTTGGAGACACCGATAGGGCCTCCCCTCAGCCGCCGCCTTCTGAAAACGCAGTAGCCCCGCTTCCCTCAACCGCTACTTCTAAGGCTTCTTCTCTCGATCCTTCACCGCATTCGCTGCTCTCCTTTGGATGCGTCACACCACAGCCCAAGCCCCACCTCAGGGGTCCACGATGGAGGGGCCAACACAAGCACCGgcggagccaggcagggcaccTCTCGTCACAGGACCGGCGAGctctcagccagggctgccaggaaaatggcctgctctcccaaacagccctcctctgcctgcccgcACTGACACCCCCAGGGACGGATCCCAGGGGGCACAAGCCCAGACACGCAggcccctttctcccagctacaACCTTTCAAGCAAGGCGGGCAAcaaggcacacacagagcacgCTCAGTGGGAAAGGCCAGGCCTACAGTCAGGCttagcaagctggcagcaaggcaggcagggaccaaATGCCATGGAAGGGGCCGACACTCATGCCCGGCACACCTCCAAAGCCCACAACAGCCTTCCAGGCCCATGAACAAGTGGGGGCCCCTCTTTGCAACGCACCCGCAAACCACACCACACGAGTGCCACGGCATGACCTCACTGACAACACCCCACCTCTCCTATGCTTTGGCCACGTCTGCCAAATGCCCTGACACGCACCTTCCATGCAAATCCTCCCAGATACCTGCTCTCACTTCAAAGCTGACGCCAGGGACAGACGGACACATCCTCAAGAGGAGGACATGAGAAGGGAGCGTTGTGGGAAGGGACACACCCCCCACCTCATTACCTGCCAAGCTCTGGCACGcaacagctgcttgctgcaaaatGCCGTCACGCGCAAAGCCTGTCCCGCCCCCTCAGACCAGCATAAAAGACAGCCCAGCGCCTCTCTCCATCACACGCTTCTCCTGACGCCTTCTCCCCCGCAGTCAACAAGGTGAGCctgaagccccttcccctccttctcctgccccacacGCCCCGTCTCTTCCAGCACGCGCTGACACCAGACTCAGCAGCCCCCACGACTCAACACCACCacgctccccgcagccccacaccGCGCCTCCACACTCCCTTGCCCTCCTGTAACGACACCCCTCGCGCCCCCCCGACACCCTCCGCTTCCTCAACACCCTCTCTTACAGGGACACTCCACACCGCAGACATGGCCTGCAACAacttctgcagcccctgcggaCCCACCCCGCTGGCTaacagctgcaacgagccctgcgTCAGGCAGTGCGAGGACTCCCGCGTCGTCATCCAGCCTTCCACCGTGCTGGTCACCCTGCCGGGACCCAtcctcacctccttcccccagagcacCGCCGTCGGATCCTCCTCATCGGCTGCTGTGGGCAacatcctcagctcccagggagtgCCCATCTCCTCCGGCGGCTTTGGCTACGGTTACGGCCTCGGAGGCCTGGGCTGCTATGGCGCCGgaagagcctgcctgccctgctaaGGGCCctccacaccacacacaccctgcaagCCACGGCATGGACTGAGGACGCACCTcccgcctgctgctggcacgggGACCTGCCACCCGCACCTCCTCCTCTCAAGGCACCAAGCAAAGTAGCACGGAAggggccagccccagctgccaggaTACATGGCCCacctacctcctcctcttctcccactgtctTCTTTGCATCGCCCCTACTGCTACGTCCGCTACTCTCCGCTGCAAACGCCTGCTCACAAGCCAAAGACCACCGGGGCACCTCCCCCGCGCTGCTCCCACCGCAGGAAAGGAAGACCTTGGTGCTCTGGCAAAATCTTCTGCAAGCAAAGGACCTGGGCTGACGGTCGCCCTACTTGCACCTCAGGACGGATCCCTTCCACTGCGTGCTCCTGCCTTTTCACTCTTTTGCCTCAATAAaatctcctgcatcccagcaccacacgcctccatctcctttcttctcccaaggCTCTTCCACTCTAAAACGGCACAAAGCCAGGCCTCAACAGGCCGGCGGGGTTGGGGGGAAAAGGGCACTCAGCCTCTCCGAGGGCACAGGCCACCAGCGACAACACACACTCACACCTGCAGGCATACACAGCATGACacaagcccagcactggctcaGAAAAAGCCTCTGATACGACAACGCTCCCTGCGCACACCTCCGACCGAGGCTCCCCGTGCCAACACACGCTTGACTAACTCTCTTCCGCACCCTCCCCAGCAAAaaaggatcacagaatcatttagagaTGGGCAGGAATCTCTGCAGAGCATGTCCTTCCACCCCagtgctcaagcagggccagctaGAGCAGATTGTCTGGGACCACAGCCACTCGCGTCTTCAGTACCTCCGAGAATGGAGCCGCCACCACCTCTTCCACtctttgaccaccctcacactGAAAAAGCCCTGCCGCCTTTGCCCGGGCAATTCCAGATGCTTTCACTTCTGAACATGGCCTCTTGTCCTACCACTGATCGCAAGCCTCTGGGCACAGCCCTTCAGCCGCTTTGCAGGCCACCGCACCGGCCGCTTACGCAACCCGCACTTTCTCAGCTCGTCTAGGAGCACGTATCAGGAGACAGCGACAAAGGCTTCCTTCAAGTACGCCTCAGCAacagccactgctctcccctcgcCCAACGCCCACTCGCCTCAACGCGGAAGACACGCAGCTCACTCAAGCATGATTTGCCCTTCCAAAATCCACGCCAAACACCCCCCAACACCTTCCGTCCGtcctggccttggcagtgattTCCAGCAGCATTGCTTCCATCACCTGCCCCGGGAACAGGCTCAGGCTCACCggcctctgctttcccagagccTCCCGCACCATCTTCTGCGGGACACGAGGGGTACCAGCTCCCTTCCACTCTTCAGGAGCTGCCCCCAGGCACTATGAcctttccaggaaaatgcaCAGCGGCCCCACAAAGAGGCCTCCGCAATGCCAGATGCCTCAGCATTCCTGGGAGCAACACGACAGGCCCCGGGCACTTACAAACACCCACTCCCACACCACTCCTTCCTACctcccttcatcttcctcagcaACAACCACAGATCACCTGacaaacagcctgaaaaacacTCACCTTGCCTCAGCGGGGGCAGGCCTTGCCACTCATCAACCCTTCCGCacgcaccaccaccaccaccacagcctcgGCTCTGCAGCCCCGTGCCGCATGCTCAAACCCAGCTCCCCTCGGCAATCGCCAAATTCCCTTTCACCCTGTCAAGCTCTGCGCAGAGAACTGGCCTCACCCCTCGACACTCGCCCCAAGCACAGACCCCACCAAAGGCCCAGGAGTgccagcctcccctgcctgccgctcccagccctgctccaccTTTCAGCACACATACGGGCTCTCCAGAAACTCACCTGCCCTCGCACGCTGCCTCATACACAATCATAAGAGTCACTTCGGTTGCAAAGGACCCTTAACGTtatcgagtccaaccgttaacctaatagtgccaaggccaccactaatccatgtccctaagcgccacgtctacgtgtcttttaaacacctcccaCAATGCTGACTcaaccactgccctgggcagccccttccAGTGCTCGATAACCCTCtcggtgaagaaatttctcatcATAGCCAAACTAAACTTTGCCTGGCGCAACATGAGGccctttcctcttgccctaGCACTTGTTGCTAGGGATGAGAGACTGACAACCTCCTcgttacagcctcctctcaggtacTTGGAGACACCGATAGGGCCTCCCCTCAGCCGCTGCCTTCTGAAAACGCAGTAGCCCCGCTTCCCTCAACCGCTACTTCTAAGGCTTCTTCTCTCGATCCTTCACCGCATTCGCTGCTCTCCTTTGGATGCGTCACACCACAGCCCAAGCCCCACCTCAGGGGTCCACGATGGAGGGGCCAACACAAGCACCGgcggagccaggcagggcaccTCTCGTCACAGGACCGGCGAGctctcagccagggctgccaggaaaatggcctgctctcccaaacagccctcctctgcctgcccgcACTGACACCCCCAGGGACGGATCCCAGGGGGCACAAGCCCAGACACGCAggcccctttctcccagctacaACCTTTCAAGCAAGGCGGGCAAcaaggcacacacagagcacgCTCAGTGGGAAAGGCCAGGCCTACAGTCAGGCttagcaagctggcagcaaggcaggcagggaccaaATGCCATGGAAGGGGCCGACACTCATGCCCGGCACACCTCCAAAGCCCACAACAGCCTTCCAGGCCCATGAACAAGTGGGGGCCCCTCTTTGCAACGCACCCGCAAACCACACCACACGAGTGCCACGGCATGACCTCACTGACAACACCCCACCTCTCCTATGCTTTGGCCACGTCTGCCAAATGCCCTGACACGCACCTTCCATGCAAATCCTCCCAGATACCTGCTCTCACTTCAAAGCTGACGCCAGGGACAGACGGACACATCCTCAAGAGGAGGACATGAGAAGGGAGCGTTGTGGGAAGGGACACACCCCCCACCTCATTACCTGCCAAGCTCTGGCACGCAACAGCTGCTTGCTACAAAATGCCGTCACGCGCAAAGCCTGTCCCGCCCCCTCAGACCAGCATAAAAGACGGCCCAGCGCCTCTCTCCATCACACGCTTCTCCTGACGCCTTCTCCCCCGCAGTCAACAAGGTGAGCctgaagccccttcccctccttctcctgccccacacGCCCCGTCTCTTCCAGCACGCGCTGACACCAGACTCAGCAGCCCCCACGACTCAACACCACCacgctccccgcagccccacaccGCGCCTCCACACTCCCTTGCCCTCCTGTAACGACACCCCTCGCGCCCCTTGACACCCTCCGCTTCCTCAACACCCTCTCTTACAGGGACACTCCACACCGCAGACATGGCCTGCAACAacttctgcagcccctgcggaCCCACCCCGCTGGCTaacagctgcaacgagccctgcgTCAGGCAGTGCGAGGACTCCCGCGTCGTCATCCAGCCTTCCACCGTGCTGGTCACCCTGCCGGGACCCAtcctcacctccttcccccagagcacCGCCGTCGGATCCTCCTCATCGGCTGCTGTGGGCAacatcctcagctcccagggagtgCCCATCTCCTCCGGCGGCTTTGGCTACGGTTACGGCCTCGGAGGCCTGGGCTGCTATGGCGCCGgaagagcctgcctgccctgctaaGGACCctccacaccacacacaccctgcaagCCACGGCATGGACTGAGGACGCACCTcccgcctgctgctggcacgggGACCTGCCACCCGCACCTCCTCCTCTCAAGGCACCAAGCAAAGTAGCACGGAAggggccagccccagctgccaggaTACATGGCCCacctacctcctcctcttctcccactgtctTCTTTGCATC
It encodes the following:
- the LOC129784036 gene encoding feather keratin 1-like codes for the protein MACNNFCSPCGPTPLANSCNEPCVRQCEDSRVVIQPSTVLVTLPGPILTSFPQSTAVGSSSSAAVGNILSSQGVPISSGGFGYGYGLGGLGCYGAGRACLPC